One genomic window of Coraliomargarita sinensis includes the following:
- the lepB gene encoding signal peptidase I, with translation MGGIFKRLALGGNLRWTLIRAGALVVLTVLIFRFVFAPLRLDGTSMEPTFQHGQLSLANRLAYLRDSPQRGDVVAVRMRNTGRSIFLLKRVVGLPGEAVGFEGGKVTVDGVRLEEDYLTYDSDWNRDPVLCEANEYFVVGDNRSMPIRQHTFGRTTLARIVGKVIF, from the coding sequence ATGGGCGGTATTTTCAAACGACTCGCACTGGGCGGAAATCTGCGCTGGACTTTGATCCGGGCAGGGGCTCTGGTTGTGCTGACAGTATTGATCTTTCGCTTCGTGTTCGCGCCGCTGCGTTTGGATGGCACCAGCATGGAGCCGACGTTTCAGCACGGGCAGTTGTCTCTGGCAAATCGACTCGCCTATCTTCGTGATTCTCCGCAGCGGGGGGATGTCGTTGCGGTGCGCATGCGCAATACCGGACGCAGTATCTTTCTCCTCAAGCGGGTCGTCGGGCTCCCGGGAGAGGCGGTCGGCTTTGAGGGCGGCAAGGTGACGGTAGATGGTGTCCGCCTGGAGGAGGATTACCTGACTTATGATTCAGATTGGAACCGCGACCCGGTTCTTTGTGAAGCCAACGAGTATTTCGTAGTGGGGGACAATCGCTCCATGCCGATCCGACAACACACATTCGGACGCACCACACTTGCCCGGATTGTCGGAAAGGTTATTTTTTAA
- a CDS encoding nuclear transport factor 2 family protein, producing the protein MKKIIIAVLVLITAGVFVRGCFTGPEGQIRKQLGELEELVSYEEGEGDFSALGKVKSLGGLFTEDVDIRLQGFAGARTVKGRKQVQQAAMAARSQAKSLQASLHDITVQVADDQLSATAEATGRARVSGESSSVVQDFRFTFEKTEEGWLIAKVATVEALR; encoded by the coding sequence ATGAAGAAAATTATCATCGCCGTCCTCGTACTCATCACTGCAGGGGTTTTCGTTCGCGGATGCTTCACCGGTCCGGAAGGACAGATTCGTAAACAGCTAGGTGAGTTGGAGGAATTAGTCTCTTATGAAGAAGGGGAGGGGGATTTTTCGGCTCTTGGTAAAGTGAAGAGCCTGGGCGGCCTCTTCACCGAAGATGTTGATATCAGGCTACAAGGTTTTGCCGGTGCCCGCACCGTGAAGGGACGAAAGCAAGTACAGCAAGCGGCCATGGCGGCGCGTTCGCAGGCCAAAAGTCTACAAGCCTCTCTGCATGATATTACTGTCCAGGTCGCGGATGATCAATTGTCCGCTACCGCCGAAGCGACGGGGCGGGCCAGAGTGAGCGGAGAAAGCAGTTCGGTTGTGCAGGATTTCCGCTTCACTTTTGAGAAGACCGAAGAAGGTTGGCTCATTGCCAAAGTCGCGACGGTTGAGGCCTTGCGCTGA
- a CDS encoding glycoside hydrolase family 36 protein yields MHFSSIRLLLSFALCSTCFSLAAAAPAIDFDVKQVGLEGELGSFEPSWSATQSSPHLQHITLVLESPEPAVLPKLTLKWRVPAIDIAGHWVSDNLARKHDHYRARVRSRAVQHAPLLTYLNQGDRNRFTVALSDAMNPSLIRGVIREEDAFIYMDVTLFEKKTPATDRYELTLRFDTRPVMYETAIGDTAHWWASMDEHTPAPVPEMARVPVYSTWYSYHQKITADAIVEECRIGGELGLEGVIVDDGWQTLDGNRGYAYTGDWKPERIPEMKAFVDRVHALDQEFLLWYSVPMAGEKSEMIKDFRDKTLYFHEGFGAYVLDPRYPEVREYLIGVYEAAVRDWGIDGLKLDFIGMFSEKGAGDLTAEDGRDYASVDKAVDRLMTDVMARLRALNPEIGIEFRQPYNGPLMRKYGNMFRAVDCANVAPYNRRHIVDLRLIADTTSVHSDMIMWHPDEPVESAALQVLNILFSVPQISVRLADISPDHRKMLKFWLGYWTENKSILLDGDFRAVAPAQNYPMVMGRQDGKLIATIYQDMFVPSGSDPLSDIDIVNGKSTPGAVLRLEQDFGMSEVTIYDTLGKVLSRESLDLEAGAHAFDVSPSGLVEIRKL; encoded by the coding sequence ATGCATTTTTCATCTATTCGACTTCTGCTCTCGTTTGCTCTCTGCAGCACCTGTTTCTCTCTGGCGGCTGCCGCTCCGGCCATCGATTTTGATGTCAAACAGGTCGGGCTCGAAGGAGAGCTTGGTTCTTTCGAGCCGAGTTGGTCGGCCACTCAATCGTCGCCGCACCTCCAGCACATTACACTGGTGCTTGAGTCGCCTGAGCCGGCCGTGCTTCCCAAGTTGACACTGAAGTGGCGGGTGCCCGCCATCGATATTGCCGGGCACTGGGTGTCCGATAATCTTGCGCGCAAGCACGACCATTACCGTGCGCGTGTTCGCTCGCGTGCGGTTCAACATGCCCCGCTGCTGACCTACCTGAATCAGGGGGACCGCAATCGCTTCACGGTGGCACTTTCCGATGCCATGAACCCGAGCTTAATTCGCGGGGTGATTCGCGAGGAGGACGCTTTTATTTACATGGATGTGACTCTCTTTGAAAAGAAGACACCGGCCACGGACCGTTACGAACTCACCCTGCGTTTCGATACACGACCTGTCATGTATGAGACCGCGATTGGCGATACCGCGCACTGGTGGGCTTCGATGGATGAACACACACCCGCCCCGGTTCCGGAGATGGCACGCGTTCCCGTTTATTCCACTTGGTATAGCTACCATCAGAAGATCACCGCGGATGCGATTGTCGAGGAATGCCGAATTGGAGGCGAACTTGGACTGGAGGGTGTCATTGTCGATGACGGCTGGCAGACTCTGGATGGCAATCGCGGCTACGCCTACACCGGCGACTGGAAACCCGAACGCATTCCCGAAATGAAGGCATTCGTGGATCGTGTGCACGCTCTGGATCAGGAATTTCTGCTCTGGTATTCCGTTCCCATGGCAGGCGAGAAGTCGGAAATGATCAAAGACTTCCGTGACAAGACACTTTATTTTCATGAGGGTTTTGGCGCTTATGTGCTCGATCCGCGCTATCCCGAAGTTCGGGAATACCTCATCGGGGTGTATGAAGCAGCGGTCCGTGATTGGGGAATCGATGGCCTCAAGCTCGACTTCATTGGGATGTTTTCGGAAAAAGGTGCCGGCGATCTCACCGCTGAAGACGGCCGCGATTACGCTTCCGTGGACAAGGCGGTCGATCGCCTGATGACCGATGTCATGGCACGGTTGCGCGCGCTCAATCCCGAGATCGGGATCGAATTCCGCCAGCCTTATAACGGCCCGCTCATGCGTAAGTATGGCAACATGTTTCGCGCCGTGGATTGTGCCAATGTCGCCCCTTATAACCGTCGGCACATTGTCGACCTTCGCTTGATTGCCGATACCACATCCGTGCACAGCGACATGATTATGTGGCATCCGGATGAGCCGGTTGAGAGTGCTGCGTTGCAGGTCCTGAATATCCTCTTTAGTGTCCCGCAGATCTCAGTGCGATTGGCGGACATTTCTCCGGATCACCGGAAAATGCTCAAGTTCTGGCTCGGCTACTGGACGGAAAATAAAAGCATCCTGCTCGACGGTGACTTCCGTGCCGTCGCCCCCGCACAGAATTACCCCATGGTGATGGGACGGCAGGATGGTAAACTTATCGCGACTATCTATCAGGATATGTTCGTGCCCTCCGGTTCCGATCCACTCAGTGACATTGATATTGTCAACGGGAAGTCCACTCCCGGAGCCGTTCTCCGTCTGGAGCAGGATTTCGGAATGTCCGAAGTCACCATTTACGATACGCTCGGGAAAGTGCTCTCTCGGGAGAGTCTAGACCTGGAAGCCGGTGCCCATGCTTTCGATGTGTCGCCCTCCGGCCTTGTTGAAATCAGGAAGCTTTAG